One window of Bacteroides sp. AN502(2024) genomic DNA carries:
- the mnmG gene encoding tRNA uridine-5-carboxymethylaminomethyl(34) synthesis enzyme MnmG: protein MDFKYDVIVIGAGHAGCEAAAAAANLGSKTCLITMDMNKIGQMSCNPAVGGIAKGQIVREIDALGGQMGLVTDETAIQFRILNRSKGPAMWSPRAQCDRAKFIWSWREKLENTPNLHIWQDTVCELLVENGIVTGLVTVWGVTFRAKCVVLTAGTFLNGLMHVGRYQLPGGRMAEPASYKLTESIARHGITYGRMKTGTPVRIDARSVHFDQMETQDGECDFHKFSFMNTSVRHLKQLQCWTCYTNEEVHQILRDGLPDSPLFNGQIQSIGPRYCPSIETKIVTFPDKAQHQLFLEPEGETTQELYLNGFSSSLPMNIQIDALKKIPAFKDLVIYRPGYAIEYDYFDPTQLKHTLESKIIGNLFFAGQVNGTTGYEEAGGQGLIAGINAHINCHGGKSFTLARDEAYIGVLIDDLVTKGVDEPYRMFTSRAEYRILLRMDDADMRLTERAYKLGLAKENRYQLMKSKKEAVEQIISFTHDYSMKPALINDALEKIGTTPLRQGCKLIEILNRPQVTIENISKYVPAFQRELDKATDSNQDRKEEILEAAEILIKYQGYIDRERMIAEKLARLESIRIKGKFDYASIQSLSTEARQKLIKIDPETIAQASRIPGVSPSDINVLLVLSGR, encoded by the coding sequence ATGGATTTTAAGTACGATGTAATTGTAATTGGTGCCGGACATGCTGGTTGCGAAGCAGCGGCCGCTGCTGCAAATTTAGGTTCCAAGACTTGCCTCATCACGATGGATATGAACAAGATTGGACAAATGAGTTGCAACCCTGCCGTAGGCGGAATTGCGAAAGGACAAATAGTACGCGAAATAGATGCACTGGGCGGACAGATGGGATTGGTGACGGACGAAACAGCCATCCAGTTTCGAATACTGAACCGTTCGAAAGGTCCCGCCATGTGGAGCCCCCGTGCCCAATGCGACCGCGCCAAGTTTATCTGGTCCTGGCGGGAAAAATTGGAGAATACGCCCAATCTTCATATCTGGCAAGATACGGTATGCGAACTTCTCGTTGAAAACGGTATAGTGACCGGACTGGTTACCGTGTGGGGGGTTACTTTCAGGGCAAAATGTGTTGTCCTCACCGCAGGAACTTTCCTTAACGGATTGATGCACGTAGGACGATACCAGTTGCCGGGAGGAAGAATGGCAGAACCGGCTTCTTACAAATTAACCGAATCCATCGCTCGCCATGGCATCACTTACGGAAGAATGAAAACCGGAACCCCGGTACGAATCGATGCGCGCAGCGTTCATTTCGACCAGATGGAAACGCAGGACGGAGAATGTGACTTCCATAAGTTCTCCTTCATGAACACAAGTGTGCGCCACTTGAAGCAACTGCAATGCTGGACTTGCTATACGAACGAAGAGGTACACCAGATTCTACGTGACGGATTGCCGGATTCCCCCCTATTCAACGGGCAAATTCAAAGCATCGGTCCACGTTATTGCCCGAGCATCGAAACAAAGATTGTGACCTTCCCTGACAAGGCCCAGCATCAATTGTTCCTCGAACCGGAAGGTGAAACAACGCAGGAATTATATCTCAACGGATTTTCCTCTTCACTTCCGATGAACATACAAATTGACGCTTTAAAGAAAATTCCCGCTTTCAAAGATTTGGTGATCTATCGCCCGGGATATGCAATTGAATATGATTATTTCGATCCGACGCAGCTAAAGCATACGCTGGAATCGAAAATTATCGGCAACTTATTCTTTGCCGGACAGGTAAATGGTACTACCGGATACGAAGAAGCAGGCGGACAAGGATTGATAGCCGGAATCAATGCGCACATCAATTGTCACGGAGGTAAATCCTTCACACTGGCACGCGATGAAGCATATATTGGCGTATTAATCGACGATTTGGTAACCAAAGGTGTCGATGAGCCTTATCGGATGTTTACTTCACGTGCAGAGTATCGTATATTGCTCCGGATGGACGATGCCGATATGCGCCTGACTGAACGTGCTTATAAACTCGGACTGGCTAAGGAGAACCGATATCAATTAATGAAAAGCAAGAAAGAAGCGGTGGAACAGATCATTTCTTTCACCCATGATTATTCGATGAAACCGGCATTAATTAATGATGCACTCGAAAAGATAGGGACTACCCCCCTACGTCAAGGATGCAAACTGATAGAAATTCTGAACCGCCCACAAGTGACGATTGAAAATATCTCGAAATATGTTCCGGCATTTCAACGCGAACTGGATAAAGCTACCGATTCCAACCAGGACCGTAAAGAGGAGATTCTGGAAGCTGCCGAAATTCTAATCAAATATCAAGGATATATCGATAGAGAACGAATGATAGCAGAAAAACTGGCAAGACTTGAAAGCATCAGAATCAAAGGTAAATTTGATTATGCTTCCATCCAGTCGTTATCGACAGAAGCCCGACAAAAACTAATAAAGATAGATCCGGAAACAATTGCTCAAGCGAGCAGAATCCCGGGAGTATCGCCAAGCGATATCAACGTACTACTGGTACTTTCCGGGCGATAA
- a CDS encoding adenine phosphoribosyltransferase, protein MIMSKETLIKSIRKIPDFPIPGILFYDVTTLFKDPWCLQELSNIMYEMYKDKGITKVVGIESRGFIMGPILATRLNAGFIPIRKPGKLPAETLEESYDKEYGKDTIQIHKDALDENDVVLLHDDLLATGGTMKAACELVGKLRPKKVYVNFIIELKDLNGKSVFGDDVEVESVLSL, encoded by the coding sequence ATGATTATGAGCAAAGAAACGCTAATTAAAAGTATCCGGAAAATACCGGATTTCCCCATTCCCGGAATTCTGTTCTACGATGTCACCACTCTATTCAAAGACCCGTGGTGCCTGCAGGAATTATCAAACATCATGTATGAAATGTACAAGGATAAAGGCATCACCAAAGTAGTAGGTATAGAATCAAGAGGTTTTATCATGGGACCTATCCTGGCTACCCGACTGAATGCCGGTTTCATTCCTATCCGCAAGCCGGGCAAACTTCCCGCTGAGACACTTGAGGAGAGCTATGACAAAGAATACGGGAAAGACACCATACAAATTCATAAAGATGCGTTGGATGAAAACGACGTAGTTCTGCTACACGATGACTTACTGGCAACGGGCGGAACGATGAAAGCAGCATGCGAACTGGTAGGGAAATTGCGACCCAAGAAAGTATATGTAAACTTCATCATCGAACTGAAGGACCTGAATGGAAAGTCTGTATTTGGAGATGATGTAGAAGTCGAATCCGTATTGTCTTTATAA
- the deoC gene encoding deoxyribose-phosphate aldolase: MEENNSQLNKFDAALAKYNTNLSDADIQARVAELIEKKVPENNTEEVKKFLFNCIDLTTLNSTDSDESVMHFTEKVNQFDDEYPDLKNVAAICVYPNFAAIVKNTLEVDGINIACVSGGFPSSQTFIEVKVAETALAIAEGADEIDIVISVGKFLNGDYKGMCEEIQELKEVCKERHLKVILETGALKSASNIKKASILSMYSGADFIKTSTGKQQPAATPEAAYVMCEAIKEYHQKTGIKIGFKPAGGISTVNDAIIYYTIVKELLGEEWLDNRLFRLGTSRLANLLLSDIKGEEIKFF, encoded by the coding sequence ATGGAAGAGAATAACTCACAGCTCAACAAATTCGATGCCGCATTGGCAAAGTACAATACCAATCTGAGCGATGCAGATATTCAAGCTCGCGTAGCTGAATTGATAGAGAAAAAAGTACCGGAGAACAACACGGAAGAGGTTAAGAAGTTCCTGTTCAACTGCATCGACCTGACCACCCTGAATAGTACGGACAGCGACGAAAGCGTGATGCACTTTACCGAGAAAGTCAATCAGTTTGACGACGAATATCCTGATCTGAAAAATGTTGCAGCCATCTGTGTATATCCCAATTTTGCTGCCATCGTTAAAAACACATTGGAGGTAGACGGGATCAATATTGCTTGTGTATCAGGAGGATTCCCTTCTTCGCAAACCTTCATTGAAGTAAAAGTGGCAGAAACAGCATTGGCAATCGCAGAAGGTGCAGATGAAATAGATATTGTCATTTCCGTCGGTAAATTCCTAAACGGAGACTACAAAGGTATGTGCGAAGAAATACAGGAATTAAAGGAGGTTTGCAAGGAACGCCACCTCAAAGTGATCCTCGAAACAGGTGCACTCAAGAGTGCTTCCAACATCAAGAAAGCCTCTATCCTATCCATGTATTCGGGTGCAGACTTTATCAAGACTTCCACCGGTAAGCAACAGCCTGCCGCTACTCCGGAAGCCGCTTATGTGATGTGTGAGGCCATCAAAGAATACCACCAGAAGACCGGAATCAAGATTGGATTCAAACCGGCAGGTGGCATCAGCACAGTGAATGATGCGATTATTTACTACACAATTGTAAAAGAGCTATTAGGTGAAGAATGGCTGGATAACCGACTGTTCCGATTGGGAACCAGCCGTTTAGCCAATCTCCTCCTTTCTGACATTAAAGGGGAAGAAATCAAGTTCTTCTAA
- a CDS encoding nucleotide pyrophosphohydrolase, translated as MTLEEAQKQVDQWIKTYGVRYFSELTNMAVLTEEVGELARVMARKYGDQSFKEGEKENIDEEIADVLWVLLCIANQTGVDITTAFRKSIEKKTKRDNKRHINNPKLKDHGRE; from the coding sequence ATGACTCTGGAAGAAGCACAAAAACAAGTGGACCAATGGATAAAAACATACGGCGTCCGTTACTTCAGCGAGTTGACCAACATGGCAGTTCTGACGGAAGAAGTAGGAGAACTGGCGCGTGTCATGGCACGCAAATATGGCGACCAGTCCTTCAAAGAAGGAGAAAAAGAGAATATAGATGAAGAGATAGCAGACGTTTTATGGGTGCTTCTCTGCATCGCCAACCAGACAGGTGTGGACATCACCACTGCTTTCCGGAAAAGCATAGAGAAGAAAACGAAACGAGATAATAAAAGACATATCAACAACCCAAAACTGAAAGATCATGGAAGAGAATAA
- a CDS encoding polyprenyl synthetase family protein has protein sequence MDSISLIRTPIEAELGDFKKLFDSSLSSSNALLDSVVSHIRQRSGKMMRPILVLLVARLYGAICPSTLHAAVSLELLHTASLVHDDVVDESTERRGQLSVNAIFNNKVAVLTGDYLLATSLVHAELTNSHRIIQLVSTLGQDLADGELLQLSNVSNRTFSEDVYFDVIRKKTAALFAACTKAAAFSVGVGEEEAELARLLGEYIGICFQIKDDIFDYFDNKELGKPTGNDMLEGKLTLPALYVLNTTQDDEAHEIAIKVKEGTATLDEIARLILFIKENGGIEYAVQTMNGYKQKAFNLLASLPDSDVCVALRSYLDYVVDREK, from the coding sequence ATGGACAGTATCTCACTTATCAGAACTCCGATTGAAGCGGAACTGGGCGACTTCAAAAAACTTTTTGATAGTTCTCTCTCCAGTTCAAATGCATTGCTCGATAGCGTCGTATCCCACATACGGCAGAGGAGTGGTAAGATGATGCGACCTATCCTTGTTTTGCTCGTGGCACGTCTTTATGGTGCTATATGTCCATCCACTCTTCATGCGGCTGTTTCTCTGGAACTCCTTCATACGGCCAGTCTGGTACATGATGACGTAGTGGATGAAAGCACTGAACGCCGTGGACAGCTCTCGGTAAATGCCATTTTTAATAATAAAGTAGCTGTGTTGACGGGTGACTATTTATTGGCAACCAGTCTCGTACATGCCGAATTGACAAACAGCCATCGCATTATCCAACTGGTGTCTACTCTTGGACAGGATCTTGCCGACGGTGAGCTGCTCCAGCTTTCAAACGTAAGCAATCGTACTTTTTCCGAGGACGTTTATTTTGATGTCATCCGCAAGAAAACTGCCGCTCTTTTTGCTGCATGCACAAAGGCTGCCGCTTTCTCGGTAGGTGTGGGCGAGGAGGAAGCTGAACTTGCCCGTTTGCTGGGTGAATATATTGGTATCTGTTTCCAGATAAAGGATGATATTTTCGATTACTTTGATAATAAGGAGCTTGGTAAACCTACGGGTAATGATATGCTTGAAGGCAAACTGACCTTACCTGCTTTGTATGTGCTGAACACGACACAAGACGATGAAGCACACGAAATTGCTATCAAGGTAAAGGAGGGTACGGCTACTCTTGATGAAATAGCCCGTTTGATTTTGTTTATTAAAGAAAACGGGGGAATTGAATATGCGGTTCAGACTATGAATGGATATAAGCAGAAAGCCTTCAACCTGCTGGCTTCTTTGCCGGATTCAGATGTTTGCGTAGCTCTCCGGTCTTATCTGGATTATGTGGTAGACCGGGAAAAATGA
- the uvrC gene encoding excinuclease ABC subunit UvrC translates to MNTETNSNVNEYLKGIVANLPEKPGIYQYLNAEGTIIYVGKAKNLKKRVYSYFSKEHEPGKTRVLVSKIADIRYIVVNTEEDALLLENNLIKKYKPRYNVLLKDDKTYPSICVQNEYFPRVFKTRKIIRNGSSYYGPYSHIPSMYAVLDLIKHLYPLRTCSLNLTPENIRAGKFNVCLEYHIKNCAGPCIGLQSQEDYLKNIDEIKEILKGNTQEISRMLLEKMQSLADEMKFEEAQKVKEKYLLIENYRSKSEVVSAVLHNIDVFSIEEGDSNSVFINYLHITNGAINQAFTFEYKKRLNESKEELLTLGIIEMRERYKSQSREIIVPFELDLELNNIVFTVPQRGDKKKLLDLSILNVKQYKADRLKQAEKLNPEQRSMRLMKEIQQELHLDRPPLQIECFDNSNIQGSDAVAACVVFKKAKPSKKDYRKYNIKTVVGPDDYASMKEVVKRRYQRAIEENSPLPDLIITDGGKGQMEVVREVIEDELNLTIPIAGLAKDNRHRTSELLFGFPPKTIGIQQQSPLFRLLTQIQDEVHRFAISFHRDKRSKRQVASALDNIKGVGEKTKRALLKEFKSVKRIKEASFEEIAAVIGEAKAKTVKAGLSDESAEN, encoded by the coding sequence ATGAATACAGAAACGAACAGCAACGTCAATGAATATTTAAAAGGGATTGTAGCCAACCTCCCCGAAAAGCCCGGTATTTACCAATACCTGAACGCGGAAGGGACCATTATATACGTTGGAAAGGCTAAAAATCTAAAGAAAAGAGTCTACTCCTACTTCAGCAAAGAGCATGAACCGGGAAAGACACGGGTGCTGGTGAGCAAAATCGCCGATATTCGTTACATTGTAGTCAACACGGAAGAAGATGCGTTATTGCTGGAGAATAATCTGATAAAGAAATATAAGCCGCGCTACAACGTTCTATTAAAGGACGACAAGACCTATCCTTCCATTTGTGTACAAAACGAGTATTTTCCCAGAGTCTTCAAAACAAGGAAGATTATCAGGAACGGTTCTTCCTATTATGGACCGTATAGCCACATTCCGTCGATGTATGCAGTACTGGATCTGATAAAGCACTTATATCCTTTGCGTACCTGTAGTCTGAACCTAACTCCGGAAAATATACGGGCAGGCAAGTTCAATGTATGCCTGGAATATCATATAAAAAATTGTGCGGGACCGTGCATCGGCCTGCAATCGCAGGAAGATTATCTTAAAAACATTGATGAAATCAAGGAGATTCTGAAAGGGAATACCCAAGAAATCAGCCGTATGCTACTGGAAAAGATGCAATCATTGGCCGACGAGATGAAGTTTGAAGAGGCACAGAAAGTCAAGGAAAAATATCTCCTAATAGAAAACTACCGCTCCAAATCGGAGGTAGTAAGTGCTGTATTACATAATATTGACGTATTTTCCATCGAAGAGGGAGACTCCAATTCCGTTTTCATCAACTATTTGCATATTACAAACGGTGCCATCAATCAAGCATTTACATTCGAATATAAAAAGAGGCTGAATGAATCAAAAGAGGAGCTTTTGACACTGGGTATTATCGAAATGCGGGAACGTTACAAGAGCCAATCCAGAGAGATCATAGTGCCTTTTGAACTTGATTTGGAGCTAAATAACATCGTATTCACCGTTCCACAGCGAGGAGATAAGAAAAAACTGCTGGATCTTTCGATTCTAAACGTAAAACAATACAAGGCCGACCGCCTAAAACAAGCGGAAAAGCTGAATCCGGAGCAAAGAAGTATGCGGTTAATGAAAGAAATACAGCAAGAGCTACATCTGGATAGACCTCCTTTGCAAATTGAATGCTTTGACAATTCAAACATACAGGGTTCCGATGCTGTGGCCGCTTGTGTTGTTTTCAAAAAGGCCAAACCATCTAAGAAAGATTATCGGAAATACAATATAAAAACGGTTGTAGGGCCTGACGACTATGCATCCATGAAAGAGGTTGTCAAAAGGCGTTACCAACGTGCTATTGAAGAGAATTCCCCCCTACCCGACCTGATTATCACCGATGGCGGAAAAGGCCAAATGGAAGTCGTTAGAGAGGTAATTGAAGACGAATTGAATCTGACAATCCCCATCGCCGGACTGGCAAAGGATAATCGGCATCGCACATCAGAACTGCTTTTCGGATTTCCTCCGAAGACCATCGGCATCCAACAGCAAAGTCCGTTATTCCGTTTACTGACACAGATTCAGGACGAGGTGCACCGTTTTGCCATCAGTTTCCATCGTGATAAACGTAGCAAACGGCAGGTTGCATCGGCATTAGACAATATCAAAGGGGTTGGAGAAAAGACAAAAAGAGCGCTTCTGAAAGAATTTAAGAGCGTAAAACGGATAAAAGAAGCCTCTTTTGAGGAAATTGCCGCTGTCATCGGAGAAGCAAAAGCCAAGACTGTAAAAGCTGGATTGAGCGATGAATCGGCAGAAAATTAA
- the dtd gene encoding D-aminoacyl-tRNA deacylase produces the protein MRIVIQRVTHASVTIEGHCKSSIGKGMLVLVGIEEADGQEDIDWLCKKIVNLRIFDDENGVMNKSILEDGGEILVISQFTLHASTKKGNRPSYIKAAKPDVSIPLYEQFCKDLSSALGKEIGTGTFGADMKVELLNDGPVTICMDTKNKE, from the coding sequence ATGAGAATAGTCATACAACGGGTAACCCATGCGTCAGTAACCATTGAAGGACACTGCAAGTCTTCCATCGGGAAAGGGATGCTGGTATTAGTCGGCATTGAAGAAGCAGACGGGCAGGAAGATATCGACTGGCTCTGCAAGAAGATTGTAAATCTACGTATCTTCGATGATGAGAATGGCGTAATGAACAAATCTATTTTAGAAGATGGAGGTGAGATCCTGGTTATCAGCCAGTTCACGTTACACGCTTCTACCAAGAAGGGAAATCGTCCTTCCTATATCAAAGCCGCCAAACCGGATGTTTCTATCCCACTCTACGAACAATTCTGCAAAGATTTAAGCAGTGCGTTGGGAAAAGAAATAGGCACAGGAACCTTTGGAGCAGACATGAAAGTCGAACTTCTAAACGACGGCCCTGTCACTATATGTATGGATACGAAAAACAAAGAATAA